A window of Hymenobacter aerilatus contains these coding sequences:
- a CDS encoding TonB-dependent receptor — protein MKFLLVSLGLTLFTLPIAWGQGALQVSIRNAETGKPLIGATARLMPGNIGAAADAAGQLVLPMPAPGRYALTYSSIGYQPQTDSLTLPLPGDSLVVQLVAAEGEVLEEVVVTSTRSNRSIDDIPTRIEAITGEELEEKANMRPGDIRMQLNESTGIQVQQTSAVSASATIRIQGLDGRYTQLLQDGFPLYTGFAAGLSILQIPPLNLRQIEVIKGSASTLYGGGAIAGLVNLITKRPTEERELSFMANGTTAGGLDLSGFWAQKGEKVGITLFAARNTQKEYDPGNTGFSAIPHYERYTLNPRLYFYLTPTATLTVGAMGNWENRIGGDMRVLDGDADSQHRYFERNRSDRASSQLQFDKRFARSVLTVKNSVSYFNRTITQPGYRFAGQQVASFSEASYTHTGERAEWIGGANLWTEQFTERGATRGRNYQYTTVGAFLQNNYRARPWLTLETGLRGDYHNRFSFFALPRVSALFRLSEHLTSRLGGGLGYKAPTLFTEDAESVGFRNVLPINQNTAQAETSRGGNFDVNYRTTLFEVLDVSINQLFFYTRLNHALVLDIPAIITPGAGNATYQFANADGPINSRGLETNVRIGYEDFQLYAGYSLVDTRRQYSGTDYNSAVPLTAKHRVNLVGVYEQEGKFRVGLEAYYIGRKPLSTGEESPSYWLLGAMGERRWKHFSVFLNFENLLNVRQSRYESVVLPPVSQPSFREVWAPLEGLVANGGIKLFL, from the coding sequence ATGAAGTTTCTACTTGTGTCGCTGGGGCTGACACTCTTTACTCTGCCTATAGCCTGGGGGCAAGGCGCCCTACAGGTTTCTATCCGGAATGCCGAAACCGGCAAACCACTCATCGGGGCGACGGCCCGACTCATGCCCGGCAACATCGGCGCCGCAGCCGATGCGGCCGGGCAGTTAGTACTACCCATGCCAGCGCCCGGCCGCTACGCGCTTACCTACTCTTCCATCGGCTATCAACCCCAAACCGATAGCCTGACCCTACCCCTTCCTGGCGACTCGCTGGTGGTACAACTGGTGGCCGCAGAGGGCGAGGTACTGGAAGAAGTGGTGGTGACCTCTACTCGCAGCAACCGCAGCATCGACGATATTCCGACCCGCATCGAGGCCATTACGGGCGAGGAGCTGGAAGAAAAAGCCAACATGCGGCCCGGCGATATTCGCATGCAGCTCAACGAAAGCACCGGCATTCAGGTGCAGCAGACCTCGGCCGTTTCGGCCAGTGCCACCATTCGTATTCAGGGGCTGGATGGACGCTACACCCAATTGTTGCAGGATGGATTTCCGCTGTATACGGGCTTCGCAGCGGGCCTGAGCATCTTGCAGATTCCGCCGCTGAACCTGCGGCAGATTGAGGTGATCAAAGGCTCGGCGTCTACGCTTTATGGCGGCGGGGCCATTGCGGGGCTGGTTAACCTGATTACTAAGCGCCCCACAGAGGAGCGGGAACTGAGCTTTATGGCCAACGGCACCACCGCTGGCGGCCTCGACCTCAGCGGTTTCTGGGCGCAGAAAGGTGAGAAGGTAGGCATCACGCTGTTTGCTGCTCGCAACACGCAGAAGGAATACGACCCCGGCAACACCGGCTTTTCGGCCATTCCGCACTACGAACGGTATACGCTCAACCCGCGGCTGTACTTCTACCTCACGCCCACGGCCACGCTAACGGTAGGCGCGATGGGCAACTGGGAAAACCGCATCGGCGGCGATATGCGGGTGCTGGACGGCGACGCTGACAGCCAGCACCGTTACTTCGAGCGCAACCGCTCCGACCGGGCCTCCTCACAGCTGCAATTCGATAAGCGCTTTGCCCGTTCCGTGCTCACGGTCAAAAACAGCGTGAGCTACTTCAATCGCACCATTACGCAGCCGGGCTACCGCTTTGCCGGGCAGCAGGTGGCCAGCTTCAGCGAAGCCAGCTACACGCACACCGGCGAGCGGGCCGAGTGGATTGGCGGCGCCAACCTCTGGACGGAGCAATTCACGGAACGCGGGGCCACGCGGGGGCGCAATTACCAATACACTACGGTAGGCGCCTTTCTGCAAAACAACTACCGGGCGCGGCCCTGGCTGACGCTGGAAACCGGCCTGCGCGGCGACTATCACAACCGCTTTAGCTTCTTCGCCCTACCCCGGGTGTCGGCGCTGTTCCGGCTGTCGGAGCACCTCACCTCCCGCCTGGGCGGTGGATTGGGCTACAAGGCCCCTACCCTATTCACCGAGGATGCCGAAAGCGTAGGCTTCCGCAACGTGCTGCCCATCAATCAAAATACCGCTCAAGCCGAAACTTCCCGCGGCGGCAATTTCGATGTCAACTACCGCACTACCCTGTTTGAGGTGCTGGACGTGTCCATCAATCAGCTGTTCTTCTACACTCGCCTCAACCACGCGCTGGTACTCGATATTCCGGCCATTATCACGCCGGGTGCAGGCAACGCCACGTACCAGTTTGCCAACGCCGACGGCCCTATCAACAGCCGAGGCCTGGAAACCAACGTCCGCATCGGTTACGAGGACTTTCAGCTTTACGCCGGGTATAGCCTAGTAGACACCCGCCGCCAGTACAGCGGCACCGACTACAACAGCGCCGTGCCGCTAACGGCCAAGCACCGCGTGAATTTGGTAGGGGTGTACGAGCAGGAAGGCAAGTTCCGGGTAGGACTGGAAGCCTACTACATCGGCCGCAAACCGCTCTCGACGGGCGAGGAGTCGCCCTCCTATTGGTTGCTGGGCGCTATGGGTGAACGGCGCTGGAAGCACTTCAGCGTGTTCCTCAACTTCGAGAACCTGCTCAACGTCCGCCAAAGCCGCTATGAGTCCGTGGTACTGCCCCCCGTTAGTCAACCGTCTTTCCGGGAGGTATGGGCACCGTTGGAGGGCTTGGTCGCCAACGGGGGCATCAAGCTGTTTCTTTGA
- a CDS encoding DUF6660 family protein has translation MKLWAFFLAMYVLVLAGLPCADVCQDEPTTTAQAAPDDHKHTESCSPFCLCTACPGFTMPPLVPPVAVASLPSAKQIVVRSLYQAPHALEVPGRIWQPPRLA, from the coding sequence ATGAAGCTGTGGGCCTTTTTCCTGGCAATGTACGTGTTGGTGCTGGCGGGCCTACCCTGCGCGGACGTATGCCAGGACGAGCCAACTACCACCGCCCAGGCTGCCCCCGACGACCACAAGCACACGGAGAGCTGCTCGCCGTTCTGTTTGTGCACGGCGTGCCCCGGCTTCACCATGCCGCCGCTGGTTCCGCCGGTGGCCGTAGCTTCCCTACCCTCTGCTAAACAGATTGTGGTACGGTCGCTCTACCAAGCGCCACACGCGCTGGAGGTGCCGGGGCGGATCTGGCAACCGCCCCGCCTAGCGTAG
- the bla gene encoding subclass B1 metallo-beta-lactamase — MKFLVALLLVAGVAAAPRAQTPSPETGTLVYQSTDLRIVQVAPNTFVHTSFLHTESFGQVACNGLIVQHGTEAVVFDTPTHEQESEELITWITNTRHCTIKAVIPTHFHEDCLGGLPAFARHQIPSYAHKKTIVYAKQHGAAVPQHGFTKRLTLRIGSTNVYAAFWGEGHTKDNIVGYFPADDVLFGGCLVKELRAGKGNLADANTAAWPATVHRVQQAYPRVKIVVPGHGQVGDRSLLAYTIQLFHQP, encoded by the coding sequence ATGAAGTTTCTCGTGGCCCTGTTGCTGGTTGCTGGCGTTGCGGCAGCACCCCGTGCCCAAACCCCAAGTCCTGAAACAGGCACCCTCGTGTATCAGTCCACGGACTTACGCATCGTACAGGTTGCACCGAACACGTTTGTGCATACATCCTTTTTGCATACTGAAAGTTTCGGTCAGGTTGCCTGCAATGGCCTCATCGTACAACACGGCACCGAAGCCGTCGTCTTTGATACGCCTACCCATGAGCAGGAGTCGGAAGAACTGATTACGTGGATAACAAACACCCGCCACTGTACCATAAAAGCTGTAATCCCCACGCATTTTCACGAAGATTGCCTGGGTGGGCTACCGGCGTTTGCGCGCCATCAAATTCCTTCCTATGCTCACAAGAAAACGATTGTTTATGCCAAGCAGCACGGGGCTGCTGTTCCGCAGCACGGTTTTACCAAGCGCCTGACGTTACGCATCGGATCTACCAACGTATACGCCGCCTTTTGGGGAGAAGGCCACACGAAAGACAACATCGTGGGCTATTTCCCGGCGGATGACGTGTTGTTTGGCGGGTGCTTAGTCAAGGAACTACGGGCAGGCAAGGGCAACCTGGCCGATGCCAATACGGCAGCTTGGCCAGCAACCGTACACCGTGTCCAGCAAGCGTATCCGCGGGTAAAGATAGTGGTACCCGGGCACGGCCAAGTCGGGGACCGAAGCCTACTCGCCTACACGATTCAGTTGTTTCATCAACCCTAA
- a CDS encoding SDR family oxidoreductase, whose translation MSTNTVLVVGGNGIIGRTAVDYLHSTGNWNTLVTSASPLDYDTAAPYVQLDLLDAQAVLHKAAQLREVTHVIYAAYIEGKTLAAQTQVNLELLRNLVTGLEQVAPNLRHLTFIQGGKAYGAHLGRYKTPALETDPRHFPPNFYYSQEDFLREHSVGKAWSWTAVRPDIVVGFAVGNPMNLANLIAVYASLCKELRVPFRFPGSLKAYEVLVNVTDATLLAKGMEWVSTHQECNEEIFNITNGDIFRWQQLWPRFAEYFGVDYAEPITFPLQEYMADKAELWERMVQKYGLK comes from the coding sequence ATGTCCACGAACACTGTGCTAGTCGTTGGCGGCAACGGCATCATTGGCCGTACTGCTGTTGACTACCTCCACTCAACCGGCAACTGGAATACTCTTGTTACGTCGGCCTCGCCGCTGGACTACGATACCGCGGCGCCGTATGTGCAACTAGATTTGCTTGATGCACAGGCGGTACTACACAAGGCTGCGCAGCTGCGTGAGGTTACGCACGTTATCTATGCGGCTTACATCGAAGGCAAAACCCTGGCGGCTCAGACGCAGGTAAACCTTGAGTTGCTTCGGAACCTGGTGACGGGTTTGGAGCAGGTAGCTCCCAATCTGCGGCATCTCACGTTCATTCAGGGGGGTAAAGCCTACGGAGCCCATTTGGGCCGCTACAAAACACCGGCCCTGGAAACCGACCCGCGCCACTTTCCTCCCAACTTCTACTACAGTCAAGAGGACTTTCTGCGCGAGCACTCCGTGGGAAAAGCATGGAGCTGGACGGCCGTGCGTCCCGATATTGTGGTAGGGTTTGCGGTGGGCAACCCCATGAACCTGGCGAACCTAATTGCGGTGTATGCCAGCTTGTGCAAGGAGCTGCGGGTTCCTTTCCGGTTTCCTGGAAGCCTGAAAGCATACGAGGTGCTAGTGAACGTGACCGATGCTACCCTCCTGGCCAAAGGCATGGAGTGGGTTTCGACCCACCAAGAATGCAACGAGGAGATTTTCAATATCACCAATGGCGACATTTTTCGCTGGCAGCAGTTGTGGCCGCGCTTTGCCGAGTATTTTGGAGTAGACTACGCCGAGCCGATTACGTTTCCGCTCCAGGAATACATGGCCGATAAAGCCGAGCTATGGGAGCGCATGGTGCAGAAGTACGGCCTCAAATAG
- a CDS encoding RtcB family protein has product MAKPTKLHGSDLRKLGYPEGNAINLALDILEDRQLSKLDKGSALALLRKIKEDPYAYLRDSLWRELAKEFVPDPSRKVGLNPEIKDYRRYGEAFIEDGARKQMDTAMQLPITLDGALMPDAHQGYGLPIGGVLAVDNAVIPYGVGMDIGCRMALSVFALPPRYLEQRTQELKKLLHANTRFGGKEVFKNPTDDPILDRPEFKEIAVVRGKRDAAISQLGSSGSGNHFVEWGVVDITTEDNELNLPVGHYMGLLSHSGSRGLGAAIAQHYTKVAMSKCPLPPEARYLAWLDLDSQEGQEYWRAMNLAGDYASACHRDIHRRLSQALGEKPLAKVENHHNFAWKETLADGREAIVHRKGATPAGAGVLGIIPGSMTAPGFIVRGRGEQGSIQSASHGAGRKMSRTQAKQQLSEGNVRRYLRDHGIELIGGGLDEAPMAYKDIHQVMAHQRDLVDVLGSFTPRIVRMDAGGGGKSKYGGE; this is encoded by the coding sequence ATGGCAAAACCCACCAAGCTACACGGCAGCGACCTGCGCAAACTAGGCTACCCGGAAGGCAACGCCATCAACTTGGCGCTGGACATTCTGGAAGATCGGCAGCTCAGCAAGCTGGACAAAGGCAGCGCCTTGGCGTTGCTGCGCAAGATTAAGGAAGACCCCTACGCCTACCTGCGCGACTCGCTGTGGCGGGAGCTGGCCAAGGAGTTTGTGCCCGATCCCAGCCGCAAGGTGGGCCTGAACCCCGAGATAAAAGACTACCGCCGCTACGGCGAAGCCTTCATTGAGGATGGCGCCCGCAAGCAGATGGATACGGCCATGCAGCTGCCCATCACCCTAGACGGTGCCCTCATGCCCGACGCGCACCAGGGCTACGGCCTACCCATTGGGGGCGTGTTAGCCGTCGATAACGCCGTCATTCCCTACGGGGTAGGCATGGACATTGGGTGCCGCATGGCCCTGTCGGTGTTTGCGTTGCCACCGCGCTACCTTGAGCAGCGCACCCAGGAGCTGAAAAAGCTGCTGCACGCGAACACCCGTTTCGGTGGGAAGGAAGTGTTCAAAAACCCCACCGATGACCCCATTCTGGATCGGCCCGAGTTCAAGGAAATTGCCGTGGTGCGGGGCAAGCGCGACGCGGCAATTAGTCAGTTGGGCTCCTCGGGCTCCGGCAACCACTTCGTGGAATGGGGCGTGGTGGATATCACCACCGAAGACAACGAGCTGAACCTGCCCGTTGGACACTACATGGGCTTGCTCTCGCACAGCGGCTCACGGGGATTAGGAGCAGCCATTGCCCAGCACTACACCAAGGTAGCCATGAGCAAGTGCCCTCTACCCCCGGAAGCGCGCTACCTCGCCTGGCTCGACCTCGACAGCCAGGAAGGACAAGAATATTGGCGGGCCATGAACCTGGCCGGCGACTACGCCTCAGCCTGCCACCGCGATATTCACCGTCGTCTGAGCCAGGCCTTGGGCGAAAAGCCCCTGGCAAAAGTGGAAAACCACCACAACTTTGCCTGGAAAGAAACCTTAGCCGATGGCCGCGAGGCCATTGTGCACCGCAAGGGCGCCACGCCGGCCGGCGCAGGCGTGCTGGGCATCATTCCAGGGTCTATGACGGCACCCGGCTTTATTGTGCGGGGTAGAGGCGAGCAGGGTTCCATTCAGTCGGCGTCGCACGGAGCAGGGCGTAAGATGTCGCGCACGCAGGCCAAGCAGCAGCTCTCGGAGGGCAACGTGCGCCGCTACCTGCGCGACCACGGCATCGAGCTGATTGGCGGCGGGCTGGATGAGGCACCCATGGCGTATAAAGACATTCACCAAGTGATGGCGCACCAGCGTGACCTGGTTGATGTGCTGGGCTCCTTTACACCCCGCATCGTACGCATGGACGCAGGCGGCGGTGGCAAAAGCAAGTACGGCGGCGAGTAG
- a CDS encoding bifunctional alpha,alpha-trehalose-phosphate synthase (UDP-forming)/trehalose-phosphatase has protein sequence MSKTIIISNRLPTKVQRTATGLTFQPSEGGLATGLGSIYQAGDNVWVGWPGLSVDESAEQDQVREQLSADSMAPVFLSEAEIRDFYEGFSNSTLWPTFHYFPQYATYEQAHWDAYVAVNEKFCQAVLELAGPDDTIWVQDYQLLLLPEMLRRERPEATIGFFLHIPFPSYELLRGLPWGAELLRGMLGADLIGFHTFDYMQHFLSAVSRLLGLSNHNGQVEMPDRPVLVDAFPMGIDYQRYAEAAISKAVQHHEQAYREALGDTRVVLSIDRLDYSKGIAQRLHAFEELLLQHPEWHERVNLLMVVVPSRDRVAQYAALKEEIDELVGRINAQYRTISWNPIHYFYRSFPFDELSALYCLADVALVTPVRDGMNLVAKEFIASKANQRGVLILSERAGAAQELAEALLINPTDTNQMVESLHEALRLPAEEQQARMTAMQQLVRQYDVFAWTRLFMDRLAYSKIKQQTLATDVLDTQAQNQLRHDYAVAERRLLLFDYDGTLVRFTHNPQHARPDQELLKLLGNLAADARNQVVVISGRDRTTLERWLGHLPIDFIAEHGVWLRRAGGSWHLFQEGLRAEWKRDIRPILDQYVSRTPGSSIEEKDYSLVWHYRRADAGLGALRARDLLNHLTFMTSNTDLHVLEGKKVLEIKHAGIHKGTAAAQWLGPEPPPFVLALGDDRTDEDTFAALPPEAYTLKVGPTPRSLARYAVSNVAHVRQLLSSLLQIETIVPPAVLSA, from the coding sequence ATGTCTAAAACCATCATTATTTCCAACCGCCTACCTACCAAAGTGCAGCGCACGGCCACGGGCCTCACGTTTCAGCCCAGCGAGGGCGGGCTGGCTACGGGCCTCGGCTCCATCTACCAAGCCGGGGACAATGTGTGGGTAGGCTGGCCCGGTCTCTCCGTAGATGAGTCCGCCGAACAGGACCAGGTACGCGAGCAGCTGAGTGCCGATAGCATGGCCCCGGTATTCCTGAGCGAAGCTGAAATCCGGGATTTCTACGAGGGCTTCAGCAACTCCACACTCTGGCCCACCTTTCACTACTTCCCGCAGTATGCCACCTACGAGCAGGCGCACTGGGACGCCTATGTGGCCGTAAACGAGAAATTCTGCCAGGCTGTGCTAGAACTGGCTGGCCCCGACGATACCATCTGGGTACAGGATTATCAGCTACTGCTGTTACCCGAAATGCTGCGCCGTGAGCGTCCGGAGGCCACTATTGGCTTTTTTCTGCACATTCCGTTTCCCTCGTATGAGTTGCTGCGGGGCCTACCCTGGGGCGCCGAGCTGCTGCGCGGTATGTTGGGCGCCGACCTTATTGGTTTCCACACCTTCGACTACATGCAGCACTTTCTGAGTGCAGTGTCGCGCTTGTTGGGGCTCTCCAACCACAACGGGCAGGTGGAGATGCCCGACCGCCCGGTGCTGGTCGATGCCTTCCCCATGGGCATTGACTACCAGCGCTACGCCGAAGCGGCCATTTCGAAGGCCGTGCAGCACCATGAGCAGGCATACCGGGAGGCGCTGGGTGACACCCGGGTCGTACTATCCATCGACCGGCTCGACTATTCTAAGGGTATTGCCCAGCGCCTGCACGCCTTTGAGGAGCTGCTATTGCAACACCCCGAGTGGCACGAGCGAGTGAATTTGCTGATGGTCGTGGTGCCCTCCCGCGACCGGGTGGCGCAGTACGCCGCCCTCAAGGAGGAAATTGATGAACTGGTAGGCCGAATCAACGCGCAGTACCGCACCATCAGCTGGAATCCCATTCACTACTTCTACCGCTCCTTTCCCTTCGATGAGCTGTCGGCCTTGTACTGCCTGGCCGACGTGGCCCTGGTGACGCCCGTGCGCGATGGTATGAACCTGGTTGCCAAAGAGTTTATTGCCAGCAAAGCCAACCAGCGCGGGGTACTTATCCTAAGCGAGCGGGCCGGTGCGGCGCAGGAGCTGGCCGAGGCCCTGCTGATCAACCCAACCGATACCAATCAAATGGTGGAGTCGCTGCACGAAGCCCTGCGCCTGCCTGCTGAGGAGCAACAGGCCCGCATGACGGCTATGCAGCAGCTGGTGCGGCAGTACGATGTATTTGCCTGGACGCGGCTGTTTATGGACCGCCTGGCCTACAGCAAAATCAAGCAGCAAACCCTAGCTACCGATGTGCTGGATACCCAGGCCCAAAACCAGTTGCGTCACGATTACGCAGTGGCCGAAAGGCGTCTACTGTTATTTGACTACGACGGTACGCTGGTCCGCTTCACCCACAACCCGCAGCACGCCCGCCCCGACCAGGAGCTACTGAAGCTTTTGGGCAACCTGGCAGCCGATGCGCGCAACCAGGTAGTCGTTATCAGCGGGCGCGACCGGACCACGCTGGAACGCTGGCTGGGGCACTTGCCCATCGATTTTATTGCCGAGCACGGCGTGTGGCTGCGCCGGGCCGGCGGCAGCTGGCACCTGTTTCAGGAAGGGCTTCGCGCCGAGTGGAAACGTGATATCCGGCCTATTCTGGACCAATATGTAAGCCGCACCCCGGGCTCCTCTATCGAAGAAAAGGACTACTCCTTGGTGTGGCACTACCGCCGTGCCGATGCCGGCTTGGGCGCCCTGCGTGCCCGCGACCTGCTAAATCACCTCACCTTCATGACGTCCAATACCGATTTGCACGTGCTGGAGGGCAAGAAAGTACTGGAGATCAAGCACGCCGGCATCCACAAAGGCACGGCCGCTGCTCAATGGCTCGGACCCGAGCCACCGCCCTTTGTCTTGGCGCTGGGCGACGACCGTACCGACGAGGACACCTTTGCAGCCCTACCCCCGGAGGCGTACACCCTGAAGGTAGGCCCCACGCCCCGCTCGCTGGCGCGCTATGCCGTGAGCAACGTGGCCCACGTGCGCCAGCTGCTAAGCAGTTTGCTGCAAATAGAGACAATAGTTCCACCAGCGGTTCTCAGCGCATAA